The nucleotide window ATAGTAGAAAAAAATTGTGTCGAACGTATCTTAATAATTCTCTAATAATATTAAGATATGAATTTTAAAAAAATAAAGGAGAGATTATGTCTGTTAAAAAGATAACAAGAAGAAATTTAATATTATTAAGCACAGCATCTGCAGGTGTATTGGCAACCGGATGGCCAAAAAATATACTTGCAAACAAAGTAACAGTAGTTAATTCCATTAGATCACTGTCAAATCCATACCATGCAACATGGAACAAGGGTGGAGAGGCGTTTGCTAAATGGGCTGGAGCTGATTATGTGACTCTAGTAACTGAAGGAAATAGTGAAAAAGGGATATCCGACATCAAGGCAATTATTGCTAAGACGGGAGGCAACATGGTCCTTAATGTGGATCCAAATGAAAGCCCTGATGCTAGATCTATAGTTGAAGAATGTGTAAAGGCTGGTGTTTACGTAGTTACACAATGGAACAAACCAAGTGACCTTCACCCATGGGATTACAATCCTCACTATGTGTCTCATATATCGTTTAATGGACAACCAAGTGGGAAAGCAATGGCAGAAGCTCTTTTTAGTTCAATGGGAGGATCAGGAGGAATTGTTGCTTTAGGAGGTATTTTATCAAATGTACCTGCTATAGAACGGAAAGCAGGACTAGATCAAGCTTTGTCTGAGAATAAAAATGTAAAATTACTTGATTTTCAAGTAGCTAATTGGGACCCAAATAAAGCACATGAAATTACAATGTCATGGTTAACAAGATTTGGGGATGAAATTAAAGGAGTGTGGGCCGCTAATGATGGTATGGGTATAGCGGCATTAGAAGCACTTCGTGCAGAGGGTCTTGCGGGAAAAGTCCCAGTCTGTGGAATTGATGGTATTCAGTTAGCTGTGGAGGCAGTCTTAGAAGGTGAATTCGCAGGAACGGTTGCTTGGGATCCATTTTGGCAGGGTGGAATGGGACTATCAATAGCCTATCATGCCAAGATGGGTGAAATGAATCCAAAGTATCAAGCAAAGGTGCATAGAGAATTCTATGGAACGGGTATATATATCACTAAAGAAAACGCCCGGGAGTTTTATAATGAAAATATTAAGAGTTCGCCAAAATTGGATTTTTCAGATATTTGGGGAAGAGTATCCAGCCAGATACAATACAGTTAACTGAATATGATGAAATGGTGTAATTTAAATTACACCATTTTTTTCAAAAGAGTAAAAGGAGATAATTGTTAAGGAATAAAATAGAGAGATATGAATTGTTAGCCCCTATCCTCGTCTTGATACTCTTATGTGTTATAATAGGGATATTAAATCATAACTTTTTCTCAATAAGAAATTTTACAAGAATTGCAAACGGAGCATCAATACCACTAATATTGGGTATCGGAGTA belongs to SAR324 cluster bacterium and includes:
- a CDS encoding sugar ABC transporter substrate-binding protein; its protein translation is MSVKKITRRNLILLSTASAGVLATGWPKNILANKVTVVNSIRSLSNPYHATWNKGGEAFAKWAGADYVTLVTEGNSEKGISDIKAIIAKTGGNMVLNVDPNESPDARSIVEECVKAGVYVVTQWNKPSDLHPWDYNPHYVSHISFNGQPSGKAMAEALFSSMGGSGGIVALGGILSNVPAIERKAGLDQALSENKNVKLLDFQVANWDPNKAHEITMSWLTRFGDEIKGVWAANDGMGIAALEALRAEGLAGKVPVCGIDGIQLAVEAVLEGEFAGTVAWDPFWQGGMGLSIAYHAKMGEMNPKYQAKVHREFYGTGIYITKENAREFYNENIKSSPKLDFSDIWGRVSSQIQYS